A genomic window from Cloacibacillus evryensis DSM 19522 includes:
- the purB gene encoding adenylosuccinate lyase, which translates to MIPRYETQEIKKIWTDENRFGRWLDVELAATRAWNEAGVVPDEDFRNIKEKAGFNVARIREIEEVTQHDVIAFVSSVAETIGESGRFVHLGLTSSDVIDTASSLLLGESMDVVIGELKKLHGILGEKAVEYKLTPCPGRTHGIHAEPTTFGLKLLNHYAELGRDIERLTETKKEMMVGKLSGAVGTYANCPPSIEARVCELLGLGIDPVSTQVIQRDRHARIITDLAIFGGTLERLALEVRHLQRTEVLEALEPFKKGQKGSSAMPHKKNPILCERVCGMSRLLRGFAVPALEDIALWHERDISHSSVERVMWPDAFHLAHYMTKIMIKVMSGLVVNADKMMEDIDITKGLLFSGRVLITLVEKEGVSREDAYAIAQSNAMRCWNEKVPLLELLKSDPRITKMTHSELESLFDLGYYLKHIDEVFSRFPELAAAVPSK; encoded by the coding sequence ATGATACCGCGCTACGAAACACAAGAGATAAAAAAAATATGGACCGACGAAAACCGCTTCGGCCGCTGGCTTGACGTCGAGCTGGCGGCGACGCGGGCCTGGAACGAGGCGGGAGTAGTCCCGGACGAGGACTTCAGGAATATCAAAGAAAAAGCCGGTTTCAACGTCGCGCGCATCCGCGAGATAGAAGAGGTGACGCAGCACGACGTCATCGCCTTCGTATCGAGCGTCGCCGAGACGATCGGCGAATCGGGGCGCTTCGTTCACCTTGGGCTGACGAGCAGCGACGTCATCGACACCGCCTCCTCGCTCCTGCTCGGCGAGAGCATGGACGTCGTCATCGGAGAGCTTAAAAAACTTCACGGGATACTCGGTGAAAAAGCCGTCGAATATAAGCTGACGCCCTGTCCCGGGCGCACCCACGGCATCCACGCCGAGCCGACTACCTTCGGCCTCAAGCTGCTCAACCATTACGCCGAACTGGGGCGCGACATCGAGCGCCTGACAGAAACAAAAAAAGAGATGATGGTGGGGAAGCTGTCGGGAGCCGTCGGCACATACGCGAACTGCCCTCCCTCGATAGAGGCTCGCGTCTGCGAGCTGCTCGGCCTCGGCATAGACCCCGTCTCGACGCAGGTCATCCAGAGAGACAGACACGCGCGCATCATAACCGACCTCGCCATCTTTGGCGGCACGCTTGAGCGGCTCGCGCTCGAGGTGCGCCATCTCCAGCGCACTGAGGTGCTGGAGGCCCTCGAACCCTTCAAAAAGGGGCAGAAAGGCTCTTCCGCGATGCCGCACAAGAAAAACCCGATCCTCTGCGAGCGGGTCTGCGGCATGTCGCGCCTGCTGCGCGGCTTCGCCGTGCCGGCGCTTGAGGACATCGCCCTCTGGCACGAGCGCGACATCAGCCACTCCTCCGTGGAGCGCGTCATGTGGCCCGACGCCTTCCACCTTGCCCACTACATGACGAAAATAATGATCAAAGTGATGAGCGGCCTTGTCGTGAACGCCGACAAGATGATGGAGGATATCGACATCACCAAGGGACTCCTCTTCTCGGGACGCGTGCTCATAACCCTGGTTGAAAAAGAGGGCGTCAGCCGCGAGGACGCCTACGCGATCGCGCAGAGCAACGCCATGCGCTGCTGGAATGAAAAGGTCCCATTGCTCGAACTTCTTAAATCAGACCCGAGAATCACGAAAATGACACATTCCGAGCTGGAATCTTTGTTTGATTTGGGGTATTATCTAAAGCACATAGACGAGGTCTTCAGCCGCTTTCCAGAGCTTGCCGCGGCTGTGCCCTCAAAATAA
- a CDS encoding DUF4416 family protein, translating into MPESVNNGRHPRDPLVKKILALLVPMGETAVYEDTCGLLENIWGRPERVSERIPFVWTNYYEEIAPKLDRVFFSYPGLYPTSALPDWKIASCRIERETGASRRVNLDPGTIDGARLLLASTKGQAHRVYLRDGIFCEVTLCRRKGRWENFFYTFPDFKSGAYDKWLELVREDWKREVRCALAAASGGED; encoded by the coding sequence ATGCCGGAGAGCGTGAATAACGGACGGCACCCGCGCGACCCGCTCGTAAAAAAGATTCTCGCCCTCCTTGTACCCATGGGCGAGACCGCGGTCTATGAAGATACCTGCGGCCTGCTGGAAAATATCTGGGGCAGGCCGGAACGCGTGAGCGAAAGAATACCGTTCGTCTGGACCAACTATTACGAGGAGATCGCGCCCAAACTGGACAGAGTATTCTTCTCCTACCCGGGACTTTACCCGACCTCGGCGCTGCCGGACTGGAAGATCGCGAGCTGCCGCATCGAGAGAGAGACGGGCGCAAGCCGCCGCGTCAACCTTGACCCGGGGACGATAGACGGAGCCAGATTATTGCTGGCCTCGACAAAGGGACAGGCGCACCGCGTCTACTTGCGCGACGGCATCTTCTGCGAGGTGACGCTCTGCCGCCGCAAGGGCCGCTGGGAAAACTTCTTCTATACCTTCCCTGACTTCAAGAGCGGCGCCTATGATAAATGGCTGGAACTTGTGCGCGAGGACTGGAAGAGAGAGGTTCGCTGTGCGCTGGCGGCTGCCAGCGGCGGCGAAGATTAA
- the ftsY gene encoding signal recognition particle-docking protein FtsY — protein sequence MGIFKNFAEKLKNTGNRWTQGVSNLFSDDPVTDDFWDELEESLILGDVGIDTTEALINDLKQVMVDRRITNKQELKSAFAELLISRLEAVPGMGKPLDLSQKPAVVIMIGVNGSGKTTTSGKLASQLKADGRRVIMAAADTFRAAAIEQLKAWGERAGVRVVAQAQDSDPAAVVFDSIMAAKAAGDDVIIADTAGRLHTKSNLMEELSKVTRVIKREIPEGPAEVLIVLDAVTGQNGFMQAETFSKAMPITGVVLTKFDNTSKGGIVIAIADKLKMPIRYVGLGEGIDDLQLFDPRTFVETLLDAGERE from the coding sequence ATGGGAATATTCAAAAACTTTGCCGAGAAGCTGAAAAATACGGGGAACAGATGGACCCAGGGCGTATCAAACCTCTTTTCAGACGACCCGGTCACCGATGATTTTTGGGATGAACTGGAGGAGAGTCTGATCCTCGGCGACGTCGGCATCGATACGACGGAGGCGCTTATAAACGACCTTAAGCAGGTGATGGTGGATCGCCGGATAACCAATAAACAGGAGCTGAAATCAGCCTTTGCCGAGTTGCTGATCTCACGTCTGGAGGCTGTGCCGGGAATGGGAAAGCCTCTCGACCTTTCGCAGAAGCCCGCCGTCGTCATCATGATCGGCGTCAACGGCAGCGGCAAGACGACCACCTCGGGCAAGCTTGCCTCTCAGCTCAAAGCTGACGGCAGACGTGTGATAATGGCCGCCGCCGACACATTCCGCGCCGCCGCGATAGAGCAGCTCAAAGCCTGGGGCGAGCGCGCGGGCGTGCGTGTGGTCGCTCAGGCGCAGGACAGCGACCCCGCGGCCGTCGTGTTTGATTCGATAATGGCCGCCAAGGCCGCGGGCGACGATGTTATCATCGCCGACACCGCGGGACGTCTTCACACGAAGTCAAATCTCATGGAGGAGCTCTCTAAGGTGACGCGCGTCATCAAGCGCGAAATACCGGAGGGCCCAGCCGAAGTTCTTATCGTGCTCGACGCCGTGACGGGGCAGAACGGTTTCATGCAGGCCGAGACCTTCAGCAAAGCGATGCCTATCACGGGCGTGGTGCTTACGAAGTTTGACAATACGTCAAAAGGGGGCATCGTCATCGCGATCGCCGATAAACTTAAAATGCCGATACGTTACGTGGGGCTTGGTGAGGGGATAGACGACCTTCAGCTCTTTGACCCGCGCACCTTTGTGGAGACGCTGCTCGATGCCGGAGAGCGTGAATAA
- a CDS encoding PSP1 domain-containing protein has product MNKYLAIYGKPRYLGLVEYDGDIKKGAALIVESVRGEELAVAVGEINAEQEAAYRLLRNASEHGDGMAKNSEPVVTDLTFMAFAAKEDTETAEGYREEENRILKEAKELLKPHNLEMKLIDVEFLRAKRKLFFYFSSEQRVDFRAYVRDLAREFKTRIELRQVGVRDEAKIIRGVGPCGQPCCCSYWLNQFAPICIKMVKEQNLALNPAKISGICGRLMCCMCYEHEAYHEAWEGFPNPGSKIKTPNGNVIIAGIDLPSKSLRCFIAGKGEVKVPRDKFEEFKETVSSGGEWVVPEEEIAEPVLKIQDFFPKCMQCGGHHEKAAAEPKREENAAKRRPDGGEANPEQKPRGNKKKKKRRVKHEPQTIRDEHEDPREDVVQKVKHAAEARPPKEDKAAQDGGERPKRHFQRRRRPGAKKGSDNAAPAKSEV; this is encoded by the coding sequence ATGAACAAATACTTGGCAATTTATGGTAAGCCCCGTTATCTTGGGCTTGTCGAGTATGACGGAGATATAAAGAAGGGCGCCGCGCTCATCGTGGAATCGGTGCGCGGTGAAGAGCTCGCGGTGGCGGTGGGTGAGATAAACGCCGAACAGGAGGCGGCCTACCGCCTGCTGCGCAACGCCTCGGAACACGGCGACGGGATGGCCAAAAATTCCGAACCGGTGGTGACGGACCTTACCTTTATGGCCTTTGCCGCGAAGGAAGATACTGAAACCGCCGAAGGCTACCGCGAAGAGGAAAACAGGATACTGAAAGAGGCGAAGGAACTTCTGAAGCCTCACAACCTCGAAATGAAGCTCATAGACGTTGAGTTCCTGCGCGCGAAGCGCAAGCTCTTTTTCTATTTTTCCTCGGAGCAGCGCGTCGATTTCCGCGCCTATGTGCGTGACCTTGCGCGCGAATTCAAAACCCGCATCGAACTGCGGCAGGTAGGCGTTCGCGACGAGGCGAAAATCATCAGAGGAGTCGGTCCCTGCGGGCAGCCCTGCTGCTGCAGCTACTGGCTCAACCAGTTCGCCCCCATCTGCATAAAGATGGTGAAGGAGCAGAACCTGGCGCTGAACCCGGCCAAAATATCAGGTATATGCGGCAGGCTCATGTGCTGCATGTGTTACGAGCACGAAGCCTACCACGAGGCATGGGAGGGTTTTCCCAACCCGGGCTCGAAAATAAAGACGCCGAACGGCAACGTCATCATCGCCGGTATCGACCTGCCCAGCAAGAGCCTGCGCTGCTTCATCGCCGGCAAGGGCGAGGTTAAAGTCCCGAGGGACAAATTTGAAGAGTTCAAAGAGACCGTTTCGTCCGGCGGCGAATGGGTGGTGCCGGAGGAGGAGATCGCGGAGCCGGTCCTGAAAATACAGGATTTCTTCCCGAAATGCATGCAGTGCGGCGGCCACCACGAAAAAGCAGCCGCCGAGCCGAAGCGTGAGGAAAACGCCGCCAAACGCCGCCCCGACGGCGGGGAGGCAAATCCTGAGCAAAAACCGCGCGGAAATAAAAAGAAAAAGAAGCGCCGCGTGAAGCACGAGCCGCAGACTATCCGCGACGAGCATGAAGATCCGCGCGAGGACGTCGTTCAGAAGGTGAAGCACGCCGCCGAGGCGAGGCCGCCAAAAGAGGATAAGGCGGCGCAGGATGGCGGAGAGCGGCCGAAACGTCATTTTCAGCGCCGCAGGAGGCCCGGGGCCAAAAAGGGTTCCGATAACGCGGCGCCCGCTAAATCGGAGGTGTAG
- the tmk gene encoding dTMP kinase, with translation MFITFEGIDGCGKSTQARLLFELLNKGGGAVLTREPGGWEGGGLLRGMVLDGGLRHPWSELFLFMLDRTEHAARVIAPALAEGRHAICERYHDSTLAYQVWGRGMPFEPLRDMAALAALPVPDITLFFKISPETALARVGKRGKPDSFEREGLAFMRKIDEGYGELAKLEPRRWAVIECGGKDPAEVFELVKSVLAERGVSL, from the coding sequence ATGTTTATTACCTTCGAGGGCATTGACGGATGCGGGAAATCGACGCAGGCGAGGCTGCTCTTCGAGCTTTTGAATAAAGGGGGCGGAGCCGTCCTTACCCGCGAGCCCGGCGGTTGGGAGGGCGGGGGCCTGCTGCGCGGCATGGTGCTTGATGGCGGTCTGCGCCACCCTTGGAGCGAGCTCTTTCTTTTCATGCTTGACAGAACGGAGCACGCCGCGCGGGTGATAGCGCCAGCTCTTGCCGAAGGCCGTCATGCCATATGCGAACGTTACCATGATTCCACTCTCGCCTATCAGGTATGGGGCAGGGGAATGCCCTTTGAGCCGCTGCGGGATATGGCCGCGCTTGCGGCGCTGCCCGTGCCGGACATTACGCTCTTTTTTAAAATTTCACCGGAGACTGCGCTCGCGCGCGTCGGCAAACGGGGAAAACCCGATTCCTTTGAGCGCGAAGGTCTTGCCTTTATGCGGAAGATCGACGAGGGATACGGCGAGCTGGCAAAGTTGGAGCCGCGCCGTTGGGCCGTGATCGAGTGCGGCGGGAAAGATCCGGCTGAGGTTTTTGAACTGGTGAAGTCTGTGTTGGCCGAAAGGGGAGTTTCCCTGTGA
- a CDS encoding MBL fold metallo-hydrolase has product MYELIQAGEKSWYIKNPANVGVYSLGGGDICLIDSGNDKEAGRKILKKVTEEGWRVSCIINTHSNADHTGGNQFIQSRTGCRVLSTDIENTFARHPEQESSFLYGGYPYAELRNKFLLAKPTESTVNIEDALPEGLEIIKLPGHYFDMIGIKTDDGACFLADSLFSAEIIAKYHIVFIYDVAKFLETLDMLEGLEAKIFIPAHNEPLTDIRELIEVNRAKVHEIAALLCEICAAPKTFERILKEVFARYGLTMDHNQYVLVGSTIRSYLSWLHDGGRLNIEFIDNEMLWSKTDG; this is encoded by the coding sequence ATGTACGAACTTATTCAGGCCGGCGAAAAGAGCTGGTATATAAAAAATCCCGCGAATGTAGGCGTCTACTCTCTCGGCGGCGGTGATATCTGTCTCATCGATTCCGGCAACGATAAAGAGGCGGGGCGCAAAATACTCAAAAAAGTCACGGAAGAGGGGTGGCGGGTCTCCTGCATCATCAACACCCACTCGAACGCCGACCACACCGGCGGCAACCAGTTCATCCAAAGCCGGACGGGCTGCCGCGTCCTCTCCACCGATATAGAAAACACCTTCGCGAGGCACCCGGAGCAGGAGAGTTCTTTCCTCTATGGAGGATACCCCTACGCGGAGCTGCGCAATAAATTCCTGCTGGCGAAACCGACGGAAAGCACAGTAAACATTGAAGACGCGCTGCCCGAGGGGCTGGAGATAATAAAACTCCCCGGCCACTACTTCGATATGATCGGGATAAAGACCGACGACGGCGCCTGTTTCCTCGCCGACTCGCTCTTCAGCGCCGAGATCATCGCGAAATACCACATCGTTTTTATCTACGACGTGGCTAAATTCCTTGAAACGCTCGACATGCTGGAGGGGCTTGAAGCAAAAATATTCATCCCCGCGCACAACGAGCCCCTGACGGACATCAGGGAGCTGATAGAGGTCAACCGCGCTAAGGTACACGAGATCGCGGCGCTCCTCTGCGAAATATGCGCCGCGCCCAAAACGTTCGAGCGGATACTCAAAGAGGTCTTCGCCCGTTACGGCCTGACGATGGACCACAATCAATATGTGCTCGTCGGCAGTACGATAAGGTCATACCTCTCGTGGCTGCACGACGGCGGCAGGCTGAATATAGAATTTATCGACAATGAGATGCTCTGGAGCAAGACGGACGGCTAA
- a CDS encoding IS256 family transposase, translated as MAKDKKITHKVQMTDGKRDIIRYLLQEYDIKSAKDIQDALKDLLGGTIKEMMETEMDEHLGYKKSQRSEGSDYRNGYKQKHVNSSFGEFSIDVPQDRESSFEPKIVRKRQKDISEIDQKIISMYAKGMTTRQISATIQDIYGFDVSEGFISDVTDKIMPQIEEWQNRPLSEVYPIVFIDAIHYSVREDNAVKKLAAYVILGINSNGIKEVLSLQVGENESAKYWLTVLNSLKNRGVRDIFILCADGLSGMREAVESAFPQTEYQRCLIHQVRSTMKYVVEKDRKEFAADLKTIYQAPDESHALEARDRVAEKWGSKYANAVKGWERNWDTISPIFKFSCQVRKVIYTTNAIESLNSSYRRLNSQRSVFPSAGALLKALYLATFEATKKWSMPVRNWRSILGELAVMYEGRMPE; from the coding sequence ATGGCAAAAGATAAGAAGATTACTCACAAAGTTCAGATGACAGACGGGAAAAGAGATATCATCAGATACCTACTTCAGGAATACGATATCAAATCTGCAAAGGATATCCAGGATGCGCTGAAAGATCTTCTGGGTGGTACGATTAAAGAGATGATGGAGACTGAGATGGACGAACATCTCGGTTATAAGAAATCTCAGCGTTCAGAAGGCAGCGACTACCGCAACGGATACAAACAAAAGCATGTAAACTCAAGTTTTGGAGAGTTTTCCATAGACGTTCCTCAGGACAGGGAATCCAGCTTCGAGCCTAAGATAGTAAGAAAGCGACAAAAAGATATTTCCGAGATAGACCAGAAAATAATATCTATGTACGCTAAAGGAATGACTACCCGTCAGATATCGGCAACGATACAGGATATTTACGGGTTCGACGTCTCAGAAGGCTTCATATCGGATGTGACTGACAAGATAATGCCGCAGATCGAAGAATGGCAGAACAGGCCACTCTCCGAAGTCTATCCCATTGTTTTTATAGATGCGATTCATTATTCTGTTAGGGAAGATAACGCAGTAAAGAAGCTCGCAGCCTATGTAATACTTGGAATCAACAGCAACGGTATAAAAGAAGTGCTTTCTCTGCAGGTGGGAGAAAATGAAAGCGCCAAATACTGGCTGACAGTCCTGAATTCCCTGAAGAACCGTGGTGTAAGGGATATCTTCATTCTCTGTGCAGACGGCCTTAGCGGAATGCGCGAAGCAGTCGAAAGTGCGTTCCCGCAGACCGAATACCAGCGCTGCCTTATACATCAGGTCAGGAGCACTATGAAATATGTGGTTGAAAAAGACCGCAAAGAATTTGCCGCAGACCTGAAAACAATCTATCAAGCTCCCGACGAGTCCCATGCGCTGGAAGCCAGGGATCGTGTTGCTGAGAAATGGGGATCAAAATATGCAAATGCAGTGAAGGGGTGGGAGCGCAACTGGGATACGATCTCTCCGATATTTAAATTTTCTTGCCAGGTAAGAAAGGTCATTTACACGACAAACGCGATAGAAAGCCTTAATTCCAGCTATCGCAGGCTCAACAGCCAAAGAAGCGTATTCCCCAGCGCAGGCGCCCTTTTAAAAGCCTTATATCTGGCTACTTTTGAGGCGACCAAAAAATGGAGTATGCCAGTTAGGAACTGGCGCAGTATCCTTGGTGAACTAGCTGTAATGTATGAAGGACGGATGCCTGAATAG
- the rpoN gene encoding RNA polymerase factor sigma-54: MDLNHSPVLEQKQFLSPTMLESLKILSMPITDLIDFVNEERNANPLLEFYDQPQYLTSRIDDGEDSPILDVPAPQENIIEELLLSQLDLGKYNCKEVRIIRSIIGLLDSKGRLTKNAAEVATILDISVTNAAYYIKLLKSLAPKGIAAASLEECLILQLPWPYNTDVKLHTIIKEYLYDLAGGKVRKIANAVGISIDQIQRYIEIIKTLNPYPLNGYDTENIQYVIPDVIASFECGCWKIEVNNGQEQPLCVSGTYKKLMDECGNEQLQKYFSEKVHRINFINEIIEKRRDLLQKVSLIICQTQEDYILGQSVLKPLSMAKIAEELETHVSTISRCVKDKYIQTPARTYKMSALFSSWPNVVPSKNNTGRDYVKKQISIILGSMEILSDDKISQILLEKGIRISRRTVAKYRNEMGITGSYSRKYLGGHKGHKSVVTEKADKPSNSM, encoded by the coding sequence ATGGATTTGAATCACAGTCCTGTGCTTGAACAAAAGCAATTCCTTTCGCCTACGATGCTAGAGTCACTTAAAATATTATCGATGCCGATAACTGATTTGATCGATTTTGTAAATGAAGAGCGAAATGCGAATCCCTTGTTGGAATTTTATGATCAGCCGCAATACTTAACGTCCAGAATCGATGATGGAGAAGACAGCCCTATCTTAGATGTACCGGCACCGCAGGAGAATATTATTGAAGAGTTGTTGCTTTCTCAGCTGGATCTAGGTAAATATAATTGTAAAGAGGTCAGGATAATAAGATCCATTATAGGTCTTTTAGACTCAAAAGGACGGTTAACAAAAAATGCGGCTGAGGTAGCGACTATACTAGATATTTCTGTGACGAATGCAGCTTACTACATTAAGCTGCTAAAAAGTCTTGCCCCAAAGGGTATAGCTGCCGCATCCTTAGAAGAATGCCTAATTCTACAGTTGCCCTGGCCATATAATACTGATGTGAAACTTCATACTATAATCAAAGAATATCTCTATGATTTGGCTGGCGGTAAAGTGCGTAAGATTGCCAATGCTGTTGGTATAAGTATAGACCAAATACAGCGCTACATAGAAATAATAAAAACACTTAATCCTTATCCGTTGAATGGATATGATACCGAAAATATACAATACGTGATTCCAGATGTTATTGCCTCCTTTGAATGTGGCTGCTGGAAAATAGAAGTAAATAATGGGCAAGAACAGCCACTCTGTGTAAGTGGCACATATAAAAAGCTCATGGATGAGTGTGGCAACGAACAATTGCAGAAATACTTCAGCGAGAAGGTTCACAGAATTAATTTTATTAATGAAATTATTGAAAAAAGACGAGACCTGTTACAAAAAGTATCTCTCATCATATGTCAGACACAGGAAGACTATATTTTAGGCCAAAGTGTTTTAAAGCCGTTGAGTATGGCGAAGATCGCGGAAGAGTTGGAAACGCATGTCTCCACGATAAGCAGATGTGTAAAAGATAAATATATTCAGACCCCAGCAAGGACATATAAAATGAGCGCATTGTTTTCTTCCTGGCCGAATGTAGTTCCGAGTAAAAATAATACCGGAAGGGATTATGTGAAAAAGCAGATTTCTATAATTCTGGGAAGTATGGAAATCTTAAGTGACGATAAAATATCCCAAATCTTACTCGAAAAAGGCATCCGCATATCTAGGCGGACTGTGGCGAAATATCGTAATGAGATGGGGATAACCGGCAGTTACTCACGGAAATATTTGGGGGGCCACAAAGGACATAAATCAGTCGTCACTGAAAAAGCCGATAAACCTAGTAATAGTATGTAA
- a CDS encoding sodium/proline symporter produces MKAGSIIVLTLYLVAVFAMGIFKGRDGGKSEESYFTGNKTFGAWPTAISAGATNSSGWIFIGACGWSYAVGLFSMWMYVGFLLGGFLNYCLIAPYLRAQSKEYGALSVADLIDKKINATWHTKGHGVGLVSAAILTLFFLPYMSTQLTSAGKTINSLISMDYTLALIFSGVFVIAYCFGGGYKSVIYTDLVQGLIMMSILIVAPITTIIFVLGGWQQFWADLIAIDPMFAHFAHGTMGKAGTSLALGWVIYGIGTIGQPHVQQRFITAKDNATLKSVAWIGVLWTMATMIGSNLIGLCGRILMPNLSDPEYVFPTMVAEFLPSAVVGLVIAAIFAAIMSTYSSQLMVAVQSVVEIMKIVNKKDYSTREIVKISRIVMLVCGILSLSIALMRIDTVFALVNYAWSGVGAAFGPLIIFVLFLPRYCNQKGAVTGMLTGSVVSTIWYMAGYSKFFHEIVPGMIAASFTIYIVTKMTSQRMPKRV; encoded by the coding sequence ATGAAAGCGGGTAGTATTATAGTTTTAACGCTTTACCTTGTTGCTGTTTTTGCGATGGGGATATTCAAAGGACGAGATGGAGGAAAATCGGAAGAGTCGTACTTTACGGGGAATAAGACATTCGGCGCTTGGCCTACAGCAATCAGCGCTGGAGCCACTAATTCAAGCGGTTGGATATTTATCGGCGCCTGTGGGTGGTCTTATGCTGTTGGTTTATTCAGCATGTGGATGTATGTTGGTTTCCTTTTAGGAGGATTTTTAAATTATTGTCTTATCGCACCCTATTTAAGAGCGCAAAGCAAAGAATATGGTGCTCTAAGTGTTGCGGATCTAATAGATAAAAAAATCAATGCTACGTGGCACACGAAAGGGCACGGTGTTGGACTGGTTAGTGCCGCGATATTAACTTTGTTTTTCTTACCGTATATGTCCACCCAACTGACCTCGGCGGGCAAGACAATTAACTCTCTGATTAGTATGGATTATACGCTTGCACTGATATTTTCAGGTGTATTTGTTATCGCGTATTGTTTTGGCGGTGGATATAAATCTGTTATATACACAGATTTGGTCCAAGGACTAATAATGATGTCGATATTGATAGTAGCCCCAATTACCACAATCATATTTGTGCTCGGGGGTTGGCAGCAATTTTGGGCGGATCTGATCGCGATAGATCCAATGTTTGCACATTTTGCTCACGGAACAATGGGAAAAGCTGGTACGAGTCTTGCTCTAGGGTGGGTAATATACGGGATAGGAACTATTGGCCAACCGCATGTCCAGCAGCGGTTTATTACGGCAAAGGATAATGCCACACTTAAATCAGTCGCATGGATAGGCGTTCTATGGACAATGGCTACAATGATAGGCTCCAATTTAATTGGCCTCTGCGGCCGTATTTTGATGCCAAATCTCAGCGATCCTGAATATGTGTTTCCCACGATGGTAGCGGAATTTTTGCCTAGTGCTGTTGTTGGTTTAGTAATTGCCGCAATCTTTGCCGCTATAATGTCTACCTATTCCTCGCAACTGATGGTTGCCGTACAGTCTGTAGTAGAGATTATGAAAATTGTAAATAAAAAAGATTATAGCACTCGCGAAATAGTAAAAATAAGCCGTATAGTTATGCTCGTGTGTGGCATCCTCTCTCTGTCTATTGCTCTTATGCGCATAGACACAGTCTTTGCCCTTGTGAACTACGCATGGTCGGGAGTGGGGGCCGCGTTTGGTCCGCTGATTATTTTTGTTCTCTTTTTACCTCGCTATTGTAATCAAAAGGGGGCCGTAACAGGTATGCTTACTGGTAGCGTGGTATCTACAATTTGGTATATGGCGGGGTACAGTAAATTTTTTCATGAAATAGTACCCGGGATGATAGCAGCCTCATTTACCATTTATATTGTGACTAAAATGACATCTCAAAGAATGCCAAAACGGGTATAG
- a CDS encoding acetoacetate decarboxylase family protein, producing MNSKIKVANANNIPVQFPLYADPKVPYECPGNRTLTVICRTDPDILKKYLEPTPFEYVDNYYHIYVGDFSGAETGAYWDAAIVIPVKYKNIVGGHFLVEFEDQDYSIAAGRELWGYPKKYGRCWMEENDEKITAVCEKGGVEIIRLEMDKTKALEQPLKTLKLHPHIQMQVIGKAEGPGIALKRVLTRDSSSDYVQESCIEHPCNVTLNSVDRCPVADFTPEEVLGGRFITGNHRISDEHGWATVVDTLINEF from the coding sequence GTGAACAGTAAAATCAAAGTAGCAAATGCGAACAACATTCCGGTGCAGTTTCCCCTTTATGCAGATCCTAAAGTTCCATACGAATGTCCAGGCAATAGGACTCTAACTGTGATATGCAGAACCGATCCTGATATTCTTAAAAAATATTTGGAACCAACGCCTTTCGAGTATGTTGATAATTACTATCATATTTATGTTGGTGATTTCAGCGGCGCAGAGACGGGAGCATATTGGGATGCGGCGATTGTTATTCCGGTCAAGTACAAAAACATAGTGGGTGGTCATTTTCTAGTTGAATTTGAGGATCAGGACTATTCGATTGCAGCCGGCCGCGAACTTTGGGGATATCCTAAGAAATATGGCCGGTGCTGGATGGAAGAAAATGATGAAAAAATAACCGCCGTATGTGAAAAAGGTGGCGTTGAAATAATCAGGCTAGAGATGGATAAAACCAAGGCTTTAGAACAGCCGTTGAAAACACTTAAACTTCATCCCCATATCCAAATGCAGGTTATAGGTAAAGCGGAAGGTCCAGGGATAGCCTTGAAGAGAGTTTTGACAAGAGATTCCAGTTCCGATTATGTGCAGGAATCGTGTATTGAGCATCCGTGTAATGTGACGCTCAATAGCGTTGACAGGTGTCCTGTAGCAGATTTTACGCCTGAAGAGGTATTGGGTGGGCGCTTTATCACAGGAAATCATCGAATATCAGATGAGCATGGTTGGGCCACAGTAGTAGATACGCTTATTAACGAATTTTAG